One genomic segment of Syngnathus acus chromosome 1, fSynAcu1.2, whole genome shotgun sequence includes these proteins:
- the LOC119122048 gene encoding C-type mannose receptor 2-like yields the protein MGLAARLVRILALSAAWTSSTDPGSACEEDWLPFGSSCYKKMETPNGWLGARHDCVWEGGDLVSVASSAEEAFVKGKMGDVPFWMGLSNLNCDEAWCQYDKEQKKLTWSDVRVTVTYSNWAKGLNGNSDVESCAYVNLGVHPDNQQGKWRHGSCGSSLPYMCERSLDDCLEGRQCSFKVFGYDRVETSSCDPGDFLFDDSCYHFGREKMNWQPAEDFCKGRKSHLASVHSQDEVNFLGAHISYKLGWVGLARKNGNYEYTDGTSIDDTPRLQLLEYNCMAVFYGPFIDDYRCDTNNFPAICKKAKVRKALTAHPSSRFRLGWSEKCGRWMENPANDFCYLISHNQDVTWQEARDKCVDHGGDLLSLADDTEQKFIQDLCDIPLTLWLGANAEITEGSKWTDGSPFIYKNLKADNASDATGGRCLSLLTADGDWKFDQCRKNSSYICKRRGRVDQKSCDTVYGWLPFGFSCYKKMATPNGWLGARHDCVGEGGDLVSVASSGEEAFVKKQMGNDDPFWIGLSNLKCEEAWCRYDKKQKKLTWSDVRVTGNYSNWDSRQVGSSDVDSCAYVNQGVWTQPGKWRHGSCRSSLPFMCERPLDDCPEGRPCSLKDFGYLRVETSSCDPGEFLFDESCYRFEGVKKVQWAAERVCKRNKGHLASVLSADEGNFLAAHMRDAGRSQPFVGLKKKKNIFEWIDGKSTDYVTQLVGKKSTGLEECFALSSSGQFDEWSCAKEQPSICKKAKVQGALPVLPSSTWGPGQKPEPPRHEGFREILVCNHQKNVDLFCQSEGQSVIRIQSAFYGRRSGSLCPTQNATKETCVVRGALPHYRQKCDNRQYCLADPFEGVRETCPAVSKYLHMVYSCERKVCLDSLVEADKRIADSAFEASSSMSDTSPEKAQLSKNSCWRPSQDPSTSWIQVNLGHVRKVTGIVTQGCPHTDQRSWVIDFEMKMSLDGKSWTEHPDEKFTGGGEHRFGSAFSAQYVRILPLEDSVDFGLSFDLLGCARDDGMTCDSTFNSLHLTKAMTFHCPPKCANSKHNVTGTLVYNKDSSVCAAAIHAGVIRNDIGGDCIVMKEVAKKDFAGSTQNGITSLKNADSTDQAFTFADGEPRCLGESWEEFAGFCYKAFEDKKEWAAAQTDCKKLGANLVSILSEVEQTWVKSASALDTSDMWTGLHDHRQVLKEWVHWTSSVD from the exons ATGGGACTGGCCGCGCGCCTTGTGCGTATTCTTGCGTTGAGCGCCGCGTGGACTTCGTCAA CTGATCCGGGCTCAGCGTGTGAAGAAGACTGGCTCCCTTTCGGCTCCAGttgctacaagaagatggagacccccaacggttggctgggggctcggCACGACTGCgtctgggagggcggcgacctggtcTCCGTTGCCTCGTCGGCCGAGGAAGCCTTCGTGAAGGGGAAAATGGGCGACGTCCCTTTCTGGatgggactctccaatctg AATTGCGACGAGGCTTGGTGTCAGTATGACAAGGAGCAAAAGAAGCTGACTTGGTCCGATGTCCGCGTGACTGTGACCTACTCCAACTGGGCTAAAGGTCTAAACGGAAA CTCCGACGTGGAGTCCTGCGCGTACGTCAACCTTGGCGTGCACCCCGATAATCAGCAAGGAAAGTGGCGACACGGCTCGTGCGGATCCTCGTTGCCATACATGTGCGAGCGCTCGCTGGACG ACTGCCTGGAGGGCAGGCAGTGTTCCTTTAAAGTCTTCGGTTACGAtcgagtggaga CTTCCTCCTGCGACCCTGGCGACTTTCTGTTCGACGACTCTTGCTATCATTTTGGGCGGGAGAAGATGAATTGGCAGCCCGCTGAGGACTTCTGCAAGGGACGCAAAAGTCACCTGGCCAGCGTCCACTCACAGGACGAAGTCAATTTCTTGGGTG CTCACATAAGCTATAAGCTTGGTTGGGTGGGACTCGCGAGGAAGAATGGCAATTATGAGTATACTGATGGAACATCTATC GACGACACCCCACGATTGCAACTTCTCGAGTACAACTGCATGGCTGTGTTCTATGGTCCTTTTATTGATGACTATAGATGCGACACTAACAACTTTCCAGCCATCTGCAAAAAAG CCAAGGTCCGAAAGGCTCTTACTGCTCATCCGTCGTCAAGATTCAGGCTAG GCTGGAGCGAAAAGTGCGGCAGGTGGATGGAGAACCCGGccaacgacttctgctacctgatcagCCACAACCAGGACGTGACCTGGCAGGAGGCGCGAGACAAATGCGTCGACCACGGAGGCGACCTTCTCAGCCTTGCCGACGACACTGAACAGAAGTTCATACAAG ATCTGTGCGACATTCCGCTGACTCTATGGTTGGGCGCCAATGCCGAGATCACTGAAGGCAGCAAGTGGACTGATGGATCCCCGTTCATTTACAAAAACCTGAAAGCAG ATAACGCCAGTGACGCCACTGGCGGACGCTGCCTTTCCTTGCTCACTGCCGACGGCGACTGGAAATTTGACCAATGCCGAAAAAACAGCAGCTACATCTGcaagagaagaggaagag tCGATCAGAAGTCATGTGATACGGTCTACGGGTGGCTCCCTTTCGGCTTCAGttgctacaagaagatggcgacccccaacggttggctgggggctcggCACGATTGCGTCggggagggcggcgacctggtcTCGGTCGCCTCATCGGGCGAGGAAGCCTTTGTGAAGAAGCAAATGGGCAACGACGACCCcttctggatcggactctccaatctg AAATGCGAAGAGGCTTGGTGTCGGTATGACAAGAAGCAAAAGAAGCTGACTTGGTCCGATGTCCGCGTGACGGGAAACTACTCCAACTGGGACTCCCGTCAGGTTGGAAG CTCCGACGTGGATTCCTGCgcgtacgtcaaccaaggtgtgTGGACTCAGCCAGGAAAGTGGCGACACGGCTCGTGCAGATCCTCATTGCCGTTTATGTGCGAGCGCCCGCTGGACG ACTGCCCGGAGGGCCggccgtgttccttgaaggaCTTTGGTTACCTtcgagtggaga CTTCCTCCTGCGACCCTGGCGAATTCCTGTTTGACGAGTCTTGCTATCGTTTCGAGGGGGTGAAGAAGGTGCAGTGGGCCGCCGAGAGGGtttgcaaaagaaacaaaggtCATCTGGCCAGCGTCCTCTCAGCGGATGAAGGCAATTTCTTGGCAG CTCACATGCGAGACGCAGGAAGATCTCAGCCTTTTGTGGgattgaagaagaagaaaaacatttttgagtgGATTGACGGAAAATCTACA GACTACGTCACGCAGTTGGTGGGAAAAAAGTCTACAGGACTCGAAGAGTGCTTTGCTCTGTCATCTTCTGGACAATTTGATGAGTGGTCATGCGCTAAAGAGCAGCCATCTATCTGCAAAAAAG CCAAGGTACAAGGGGCTCTCCCTGTTCTGCCGTCATCAACATGGGGACCAG GACAGAAACCCGAACCTCCACGCCATGAAG GTTTTCGGGAGATCCTTGTGTGCAACCACCAGAAGAACGTCGACCTCTTTTGTCAGAGTGAGGGTCAAAGCGTCATCCGCATCCAGTCGGCCTTCTACGGACGGAGGAGCGGCAGCCTTTGTCCAACTCAGAACGCAACAAAGG AGACTTGTGTGGTGCGAGGAGCCCTCCCTCATTACAGGCAGAAATGTGACAACCGTCAATATTGTCTTGCTGACCCTTTTGAGGGCGTCCGGGAGACCTGCCCTGCAGTCTCCAAATACCTGCACATGGTCTACAGCTGTGAACGGAAAG TGTGTCTTGACAGTTTGGTCGAGGCGGACAAGCGCATCGCCGACTCAGCGTTTGAAGCCTCCTCCTCTATGAGCGACACCAGCCCAGAGAAAGCTCAATTGAGCAAGAATTCCTGCTGGAGACCGTCACAAGATC CCTCCACCAGCTGGATCCAGGTGAACCTCGGTCACGTGAGAAAGGTGACCGGGATCGTCACCCAGGGCTGTCCTCATACTGACCAAAGGTCCTGGGTCATCGACTTTGAGATGAAGATGAGTTTGGATGGCAAAAGCTGGACTGAACACCCGGACGAAAAG TTTACCGGAGGGGGGGAGCACCGGTTTGGCTCTGCGTTTTCCGCTCAGTACGTCCGCATCCTGCCGCTGGAGGACAGCGTTGACTTCGGCCTCAGCTTTGACCTCTTGGGATGCGCACGTGACG ATGGGATGACCTGTGACAGCACGTTCAACAGCCTCCACTTGACCAAGGCAATGAC GTTCCACTGCCCACCCAAGTGCGCCAACTCCAAACACAATGTCACAGGAACCTTGGTCTACAATAAG GACTCAAGCGTGTGCGCGGCCGCTATTCACGCCGGCGTCATTCGTAACGACATCGGAGGAGACTGTATTGTGATGAAAGAAGTGGCAAAGAAGGACTTTGCTGGCTCCACCCAGAACGGGATCACCTCCCTCAA GAATGCCGACTCGACGGATCAGGCCTTCACATTTGCCGACGGAG AGCCGAGATGCTTGGGAGAGTCctgggaggagtttgcggGCTTCTGCTACAAAGCTTTTGAGGACAAGAAGGAGTGGGCCGCTGCTCAAACTGACTGTAAGAAATTGGGTGCCAATCTGGTGTCCATCCTTTCCGAGGTGGAGCAGACGTGGGTGAAAAGTGCTTCCGCCCTCG ACACCAGCGATATGTGGACCGGACTGCATGACCA CAGACAGGtcttgaaggaatggg TCCACTGGACCAGCTCAGTGgactag
- the LOC119122055 gene encoding LOW QUALITY PROTEIN: craniofacial development protein 2-like (The sequence of the model RefSeq protein was modified relative to this genomic sequence to represent the inferred CDS: deleted 1 base in 1 codon) has translation MFSKHFGKHFDLIQTGEVKLASGEYILYSGHAEEAAPHTEGVALMLSKEAQQALIGWEPISSRIITARFHTTHKRINLQIIQCYGPTNNAEEEMKDNFYNQLQHLRQSRKEKDLTLLMGDINAKMGNNNNGYELAMGRHGLGTMNENGERFSDICADTNLVIGGTIFPHKHVDKTTWISPDHTTENQIDHICINRKFRRSLLDVRVKRGADAGSDHHLLAAKLQLKLKRRNTPSGNRTKYNIQLFQDIGTTELYKTTLQNGFQALQEQPVKEYWNSLKSVWKETVGFVLGKG, from the exons aTGTTTTCCAAACACTTTGGCAAACACTTTGACTTGATCCAGACAGGTGAAGTCAAACTAGCCAGTGGTGAGTACATTCTCTACTCTGGACATGCAGAGGAAGCGGCACCACACACAGAAGGAGTGGCACTCATGCTCTCCAAAGAAGCACAACAGGCCCTCATCGGTTGGGAGCCCATCAGCTCAAGAATTATCACTGCAAGATTCCAT ACCACCCATAAAAGAATCAACCTTCAAATCATACAGTGCTATGGACCTACCAACAATGCAGAGGAGGAAATGAAGGATAACTTCTATAACCAACTACAACATCTACGCCAGTCCAGGAAGGAAAAAGACCTAACCTTACTCATGGGTGACATTAATGCCAAGAtgggaaacaacaacaatggatACGAACTGGCCATGGGAAGACATGGACTTGGCACCATGAACGAaaatggggaaagattttCAGACATATGTGCTGACACCAACCTGGTCATAGGAGGCACCATATTCCCCCATAAACACGTTGATAAAACCACCTGGATATCTCCCGACCACACTACCGAAAACCAGATTGACCACATATGCATCAACCGGAAGTTCAGACGGTCTCTCCTGGATGTGAGAGTAAAGAGGGGGGCAGACGCTGGATCAGACCACCACCTACTGGCTGCAAAACTCCAACTCAAGCTAAAGCGCCGCAATACCCCTTCTGGGAACAGAACAAAGTACAACATCCAGCTCTTCCAAGACATTGGAACAACTGAGCTGTATAAAACCACCCTTCAGAACGGGTTTCAAGCCCTGCAAGAACAACCAGTGAAGGAGTACTGGAACAGCCTGAAAAGTGTATGGAAGGAgactgttggatttg ttttaggaaaaggctaa
- the LOC119128272 gene encoding uncharacterized protein LOC119128272, giving the protein MFEWSDRHEVTFTDWAPEEPKHLKKDCVAMSQKAGKWKQMSCKIPNSFMCKMPKAHYAITSEKAEESHSGDSVLLHRSKLAKSANVVAGSAVELKGGLRVNNVITITGRANKLADWFKINLFVPDDETDNVVALLLKLNFVTKKIWLYSRVNTTWNEREEHPTQSSGRGREVKVVIKCADDHFQITINGLDEVTYKYREANLQSITQMIVWGHVSIKDIKQSSA; this is encoded by the exons ATGTTTGAGTGGTCGGACCGCCACGAGGTGACCTTCACCGACTGGGCCCCGGAAGAACCCAAACACCTGAAAAAGGACTGTGTGGCGATGTCGCAAAAG GCTGGAAAATGGAAGCAGATGAGCTGCAAGATACCCAACAGCTTCATGTGCAAGATGCCCAAAGCGCATTATGCAATCACCTCAGAGAAGGCAGAGGAGAGCCATTCTGGTGACAGCGTACTCTTGCACAGAAGCAAGCTCGCCAAGTCAGCGAATGTA GTTGCTGGATCAGCGGTCGAGCTGAAGGGAGGTCTCCGTGTGAACAACGTCATCACCATCACAGGGCGAGCAAATAAACTGGCAGATTG GTTTAAAATCAATCTGTTTGTGCCTGACGACGAAACCGACAACGTGGTCGCGCTGCTCCTCAAGTTGAACTTTGTAACCAAGAAGATTTGGTTGTACTCCAGAGTTAACACAACTTGGAACGAAAGAGAGGAGCATCCCACACAAAGCTCTGGACGCGGACGAGAAGTCAAG GTTGTCATCAAGTGCGCCGACGATCATTTCCAGATCACAATCAACGGCCTCGACGAGGTGACTTACAAATACAGAGAGGCCAATCTACAAAGCATCACGCAGATGATCGTGTGGGGTCACGTGTCCATCAAGGACATCAAGCAAAGCTCCGCTTAG